Proteins from one Chitinophaga oryzae genomic window:
- a CDS encoding PorP/SprF family type IX secretion system membrane protein, which yields MKKLIVNITAGWVIGMLLTISASAQDLHFSQYFNSPLTTNPANTGFIPDGNFRVGANYRDQWTSIPVPYRTMSAYGDFQLLSDRLIYGWLGVGGVVLRDVAGSGNLSSTKGYASIAYHQLLGESSLLSLGFQAGAANKRVDITKLTFGDQWNGKFFDSQLPTAEPFTQSSVNYFDLNVGMNYAFFPTENLYINTGVAVQHVNTPRETFYDGENKVPRRYTGFLNASIKTSDVLIVNPSAYYSRQAGVSEFVIGLNAAYNLSGDGDKQVSGGIYYRAKDAAAFMVGYQLSNIKLQFSYDVTTSNLAVSNSRRGAYEIGLVYSGLYSNRGFNNAKRSTICPSF from the coding sequence ATGAAGAAGCTGATTGTTAACATCACCGCGGGGTGGGTAATTGGAATGTTGCTCACGATCAGTGCGTCCGCACAGGACCTCCACTTTTCGCAGTATTTCAATTCACCGTTAACCACCAACCCCGCCAATACCGGTTTTATCCCTGACGGAAATTTCCGGGTAGGGGCTAATTACCGCGACCAATGGACGAGTATTCCGGTACCTTACCGGACCATGTCGGCATATGGTGATTTCCAGCTGCTGAGCGACCGGCTTATTTACGGTTGGCTGGGCGTGGGCGGTGTTGTTCTTCGTGACGTGGCGGGCAGCGGAAACCTTTCTTCCACCAAAGGGTATGCTTCGATCGCCTATCATCAGCTGCTGGGCGAAAGCAGCCTGCTGTCGCTGGGCTTTCAGGCCGGCGCCGCCAATAAGCGCGTGGATATAACCAAACTGACTTTCGGAGACCAGTGGAACGGAAAATTCTTCGACTCGCAGTTGCCTACAGCGGAACCGTTTACCCAGTCCAGTGTGAATTATTTCGATCTGAACGTAGGGATGAACTACGCTTTTTTCCCTACGGAAAACCTGTATATTAATACCGGCGTTGCTGTACAGCATGTCAATACCCCCCGGGAAACTTTCTACGACGGCGAAAACAAAGTACCCCGCCGTTATACCGGTTTTCTGAATGCAAGCATCAAAACCAGTGATGTGCTGATCGTCAACCCCAGCGCTTATTACTCCCGGCAGGCCGGCGTCAGTGAGTTTGTCATAGGGCTGAATGCCGCCTACAATCTCTCCGGCGATGGCGATAAACAGGTGTCCGGCGGTATCTACTACCGCGCCAAAGATGCTGCGGCGTTTATGGTAGGATACCAGTTGAGTAATATTAAACTTCAGTTCAGTTACGATGTGACCACCTCCAACCTCGCAGTGTCCAACAGCAGGAGAGGCGCCTATGAAATCGGCCTGGTATACAGTGGCTTATATTCCAACAGAGGATTTAACAATGCAAAAAGGTCTACTATCTGTCCGTCTTTCTAA
- a CDS encoding YfbK domain-containing protein: MRKFLLLLLLWAGSVHAQTIWVSGAVEDSITHRPVAGVSVSVAEDTTRVLTNAFGLFRIGIPSAVAQLLFTREGYRPLQLKVKAADRLLITLSPIRKGPDAIALAKASARTRQNSNPNYGNVGMGVHAFYNETYGTTYENKFARTQVQPVSVFAVDVDRAAYSNIRRFLRLKEPVPVDAVRIEEMVNYFHYNYPLPPEGQTMAIYSHYTTCPWEPAHQLLQIALRAKALQTDSLPPSNLVFLVDVSGSMGVPNKLPLMQAAFRILVNNLRPVDKVAIVAYAGTPGIKLPATAGDQKEKILNAIDDLVAGGATAGEAAIKMAYQIAVEQFIPDGNNRVILATDGDFNVGLTSDAEMEELIMEKKESGVLLTCLGFGMKNYKDSKLQSLSSKGNGNFAYIDDLEEASKIFAREFGSTLFTVARDVQTTVTFNPAIVKSYRLIGYENKVYEADTAAPAKHGGGIVGSGHCAVAMYEIVPRDNVPAGDSLLANVSIAYRHPQDTALCTLEAGVKADATAFEKAPDDCRFAAAVALLGMILRNSAYRGCGDADMVTDIARRALGKDKEGYRQEFLKMVKQVRKMKR; this comes from the coding sequence ATGCGAAAATTCCTATTACTCCTGTTGTTATGGGCTGGCAGCGTACATGCACAAACAATCTGGGTGTCGGGAGCAGTAGAAGACAGTATTACCCATCGTCCTGTGGCCGGCGTTAGCGTCAGCGTTGCGGAAGATACGACCAGGGTGCTGACCAACGCCTTCGGGCTTTTCAGAATTGGGATTCCCTCCGCTGTCGCTCAACTGCTGTTTACCCGGGAAGGTTATCGCCCGTTACAGCTGAAGGTGAAAGCCGCTGACCGGCTGCTGATAACATTGTCGCCTATACGTAAAGGCCCTGATGCCATTGCCCTGGCAAAAGCCAGTGCCCGCACACGGCAGAACAGCAACCCCAACTACGGCAACGTAGGCATGGGAGTGCATGCTTTTTACAACGAAACATACGGGACCACTTATGAAAACAAGTTTGCCCGCACGCAGGTGCAGCCCGTGTCCGTATTTGCAGTAGATGTGGACAGGGCCGCCTATAGCAATATCCGGCGTTTCCTGCGGCTGAAAGAACCGGTGCCGGTAGATGCCGTCCGGATTGAAGAGATGGTGAACTACTTCCATTACAATTATCCGCTGCCACCGGAAGGCCAGACCATGGCGATATACAGCCACTATACCACCTGCCCCTGGGAGCCGGCGCATCAGCTGCTGCAGATAGCGCTGCGGGCAAAAGCCTTGCAAACAGACAGCCTGCCGCCCAGCAACCTTGTCTTCCTGGTCGATGTTTCCGGTTCCATGGGCGTGCCCAACAAGCTGCCCCTGATGCAGGCGGCTTTCCGTATCCTGGTCAACAACCTGCGGCCGGTAGACAAGGTGGCCATCGTGGCCTATGCCGGTACGCCCGGTATCAAGCTGCCCGCTACGGCCGGAGACCAGAAAGAGAAAATCCTGAATGCCATCGATGACCTGGTGGCCGGCGGTGCCACTGCCGGCGAGGCGGCCATTAAAATGGCCTATCAGATCGCCGTGGAGCAGTTTATCCCGGACGGTAACAACCGCGTGATCCTGGCTACGGACGGGGACTTCAACGTAGGGCTTACCAGCGACGCCGAAATGGAGGAGCTGATCATGGAAAAAAAAGAAAGCGGGGTATTGCTGACGTGCCTGGGTTTCGGAATGAAAAATTATAAAGACTCCAAGCTGCAGTCCCTGTCCAGCAAGGGTAATGGCAACTTCGCCTATATCGACGACCTGGAAGAGGCCAGTAAGATCTTTGCGCGCGAATTCGGCAGTACGCTTTTCACCGTGGCGCGCGATGTGCAGACAACGGTAACGTTTAACCCCGCTATTGTAAAATCGTATAGGCTTATTGGTTATGAGAACAAAGTGTATGAAGCAGATACGGCTGCTCCGGCTAAACACGGCGGCGGCATAGTAGGGAGCGGGCATTGTGCGGTGGCCATGTATGAGATCGTGCCGCGTGACAACGTACCTGCGGGCGACAGCCTGCTGGCCAATGTCAGCATCGCTTACCGTCATCCGCAGGACACTGCCCTGTGTACGCTGGAAGCCGGGGTGAAAGCTGATGCCACAGCTTTCGAGAAGGCGCCGGACGATTGCCGGTTTGCCGCTGCTGTGGCCTTATTGGGCATGATACTCCGTAACTCCGCTTACCGTGGCTGCGGTGATGCCGATATGGTCACAGACATCGCCCGAAGGGCCCTCGGTAAAGACAAAGAAGGGTATCGGCAGGAGTTCCTGAAGATGGTGAAGCAGGTCCGTAAGATGAAACGCTAG
- a CDS encoding phosphonatase-like hydrolase, whose translation MEIKLAVFDIAGTTLHDEANVAKVLQQAIRLAGVHVSLEEVNEVMGYAKPYAIRYLLQQKNDARHADDQFIGELHTRFVEDMKAHYANDSSVREKQGVSAVFAALRQKGIKVALDTGFDRDITNVILQRTGWQQQGLVDAVATSDEVPYGRPYPYMIYRIMETLEVRSIGEVMKVGDTISDLEEGTNAGCRYVVGVTTGAYSREELEKGPHTHLVASLDELLSIL comes from the coding sequence ATGGAGATTAAATTAGCTGTTTTTGATATTGCCGGCACTACGCTGCACGATGAGGCCAATGTGGCGAAAGTATTGCAACAGGCCATCCGGCTGGCGGGGGTGCATGTATCCCTTGAGGAAGTTAATGAAGTAATGGGATACGCCAAACCATATGCGATCCGTTATTTACTGCAACAGAAGAACGACGCGCGGCATGCGGATGACCAATTTATCGGTGAGCTGCACACCCGGTTTGTGGAAGATATGAAAGCGCATTACGCGAACGACAGTTCCGTAAGGGAGAAACAGGGGGTGTCGGCCGTATTCGCGGCCCTGCGGCAGAAAGGCATCAAAGTGGCGCTGGACACGGGCTTTGACCGCGACATTACCAACGTGATCCTGCAGAGGACCGGCTGGCAGCAGCAGGGGCTTGTAGACGCTGTCGCTACCAGCGACGAAGTGCCTTATGGCCGCCCGTATCCCTATATGATCTATCGTATCATGGAAACGCTGGAAGTACGCAGTATCGGAGAGGTGATGAAGGTCGGCGATACCATTTCTGACCTGGAAGAAGGTACCAACGCCGGTTGCCGTTATGTAGTGGGCGTTACCACAGGCGCCTATAGCCGGGAGGAACTGGAGAAGGGGCCACATACCCACCTGGTGGCATCTCTCGATGAACTGTTATCTATTTTATAA
- a CDS encoding O-methyltransferase — protein sequence MELLPAVEAFAEKYTSAESPLLYKLNRETHLKVELPHMLSGHVQGKFLEMVSRMLQPRRILELGTYTGYSAICLAAGLPDDGILHTVDINEELETLCHQYFEASGYAGKIKMHIGKAAEVMMSLDEVFDLVFIDADKAGYVHYYDLVWEKLRPGGFILADNVLYHGQVLQPENEQGSQAKAMVRFCEKVLADDRAEQVLLTIRDGILLIRKK from the coding sequence ATGGAGCTCCTACCGGCAGTTGAGGCATTTGCAGAGAAATACACCAGCGCAGAAAGTCCGCTGTTGTACAAATTGAACCGGGAAACACACCTGAAAGTAGAATTGCCGCATATGCTGAGTGGCCATGTACAGGGAAAGTTCCTGGAGATGGTGAGCCGCATGCTGCAGCCCCGCCGGATACTGGAACTGGGCACCTATACGGGATATTCCGCCATCTGCCTGGCCGCAGGCCTGCCGGATGACGGGATATTGCATACCGTCGATATCAACGAAGAACTGGAAACTCTTTGCCATCAATATTTTGAGGCATCCGGGTATGCCGGTAAAATAAAAATGCATATCGGTAAGGCAGCCGAAGTGATGATGTCACTGGATGAGGTGTTTGATTTAGTGTTTATTGATGCTGACAAAGCCGGTTATGTGCACTATTACGACCTGGTTTGGGAAAAACTGCGCCCCGGCGGATTTATCCTGGCTGATAATGTCTTGTACCATGGACAGGTACTGCAGCCGGAGAACGAGCAGGGGAGCCAGGCAAAAGCCATGGTCAGATTTTGCGAGAAAGTGCTGGCCGACGACCGCGCAGAACAGGTATTACTCACCATTCGCGACGGTATCCTCCTGATCAGGAAGAAATAA
- the dnaJ gene encoding molecular chaperone DnaJ, giving the protein MSTKRDYYEILGVSKSASQDEIKKAYRKVAMQFHPDRNPNNKEAEEKFKEAAEAYEVLSDADKRAQYDRFGHAGMNGGRSGGFGGGGMNMEDIFSNFGDIFGNDDIFGSFFGGGGRGGGGGRRGRGTRGSNLRVKIRLTYEEIAKGANKKIKVKKYVPCQHCGGLGAKDKNAFQSCNTCGGSGQVRKVTQTFLGQMQTVTTCPTCHGEGQIITSKCGHCKGEGRMYGEEMVSIDIPAGVQEGMQLSMSGKGNAGERGGAPGDLLILIEEEPHPELQRDGLNVAYDLHISFPDAVYGTQVEVPTIDGKAKIKIPAGTQSGKIFRLKGKGFPSVNSYEKGDQLIHVNVWTPQHVSAEEKAMLDKLQTSDNFKPNPEKSEKGFFEKVRDIFS; this is encoded by the coding sequence ATGTCTACCAAGAGAGATTATTACGAAATACTGGGTGTTTCCAAGTCCGCCTCCCAGGATGAAATCAAGAAAGCTTACCGGAAGGTGGCCATGCAGTTTCACCCTGACCGCAATCCCAACAATAAGGAGGCGGAAGAAAAGTTCAAAGAAGCAGCCGAAGCCTACGAGGTTTTAAGCGATGCCGACAAACGCGCGCAATATGACCGCTTCGGGCATGCTGGCATGAACGGCGGCCGCAGCGGCGGTTTTGGAGGTGGTGGCATGAACATGGAAGACATCTTCTCCAATTTCGGTGACATTTTCGGTAACGACGATATTTTCGGCAGCTTCTTCGGAGGCGGTGGCCGTGGTGGCGGCGGCGGCCGTCGTGGCCGGGGCACCCGCGGCTCCAACCTGCGTGTGAAAATCCGTCTGACCTACGAAGAAATCGCCAAAGGCGCCAACAAAAAAATCAAAGTAAAGAAATACGTTCCCTGTCAGCACTGTGGCGGCCTGGGCGCGAAAGACAAAAACGCGTTCCAGTCCTGTAACACCTGCGGCGGCTCCGGCCAGGTAAGAAAAGTTACCCAGACCTTCCTCGGCCAGATGCAGACCGTTACCACCTGCCCCACCTGCCACGGCGAAGGCCAGATCATCACCAGCAAATGCGGCCACTGTAAAGGCGAAGGCCGCATGTACGGTGAAGAAATGGTGAGCATCGACATCCCGGCAGGCGTACAGGAAGGCATGCAGCTGAGCATGAGCGGTAAAGGCAATGCCGGCGAAAGAGGCGGCGCACCCGGCGACCTGCTCATTCTCATCGAAGAGGAACCACACCCTGAACTGCAGCGCGATGGCCTCAACGTAGCCTACGACCTCCATATCTCCTTCCCCGATGCCGTATACGGCACCCAGGTGGAAGTACCTACCATCGACGGTAAAGCGAAAATCAAAATACCCGCAGGAACACAAAGCGGTAAAATCTTCCGCCTCAAAGGCAAAGGTTTCCCCTCCGTGAACTCCTATGAAAAAGGTGACCAGCTGATACATGTAAATGTTTGGACACCACAACACGTCAGCGCGGAAGAAAAAGCGATGCTCGACAAACTTCAGACCTCCGACAATTTCAAACCTAATCCGGAAAAATCGGAGAAAGGATTTTTCGAAAAAGTCAGAGACATTTTTAGTTGA
- a CDS encoding LOG family protein — translation MNGSLKHLKERDWTETRAHSSWQIFKIMAEFVEGFESLAKIGPCISIFGSARTKQGNRYYELAQEIARRLAEEGFGIITGGGPGVMEAANKGAQAANGKSVGANITLPHEQNPNGFIDPDKRLNFDYFFVRKVMFTKYSQGFVMMPGGFGTMDEFFEVATLIQTKKMEETPMVLVGREYWSGLLEWIRTVMMEKESNINPQDLGLLKLFDTADEVVEYFRVFYTTNKLRPNF, via the coding sequence ATGAATGGTAGTTTAAAACACCTCAAGGAAAGAGACTGGACAGAAACAAGAGCGCATTCCAGCTGGCAGATCTTCAAGATCATGGCGGAATTCGTGGAAGGCTTTGAATCGCTTGCTAAAATAGGACCCTGTATATCAATATTCGGATCTGCCCGCACCAAGCAGGGCAACCGCTATTATGAGCTGGCGCAGGAAATTGCGCGCAGGCTGGCAGAAGAGGGATTTGGTATCATTACCGGCGGCGGCCCCGGTGTGATGGAAGCGGCCAATAAAGGCGCACAGGCCGCAAATGGTAAATCGGTTGGGGCGAATATCACCTTGCCGCATGAACAGAATCCCAACGGCTTTATTGACCCTGATAAAAGGCTCAATTTCGATTATTTCTTTGTCCGCAAAGTAATGTTCACCAAATATTCACAGGGCTTTGTGATGATGCCCGGCGGATTTGGCACCATGGATGAATTTTTTGAAGTGGCTACCCTTATCCAGACCAAGAAGATGGAAGAAACCCCGATGGTACTCGTAGGCCGCGAATACTGGAGCGGTCTGCTGGAATGGATCCGTACCGTGATGATGGAAAAAGAAAGCAACATTAACCCGCAGGACCTCGGCCTGCTGAAGCTTTTCGATACTGCCGACGAGGTGGTGGAGTATTTCCGTGTATTTTATACCACGAATAAACTCAGACCTAACTTTTAA
- a CDS encoding class I SAM-dependent methyltransferase, translating into MDSKLQMFENRLTKVFRHISKLAKRQNITCYRVYDDDIPEFPFSIEMYEDHVYIAEYQRRHGMEEADHEAWLDTCLELISKVLNVPPANIWVKQRQRKENRQSQYEKLSGESHEMTVHEGGLKFKINLSDYLDTGLFLDHRITRSMVRNEAKDKKVLNLFCYTGSFSVYAAAGGAAEITSVDLSRTYLAWAEDNMRLNGFDTSKHTFVHADVLQYLDTLKLNTFDLVIMDPPTFSNSKRMKDFLDIQRDHAELLNKVLLATKKDGVVYFSNNYRRFILEEDKINAGSIRDITNQTLPFDFQQKMVRKCYRLTK; encoded by the coding sequence ATGGATTCCAAACTGCAGATGTTCGAGAACCGGCTCACCAAAGTATTCCGGCATATTTCCAAACTGGCAAAACGGCAAAACATCACCTGCTACCGGGTGTATGATGATGATATTCCGGAGTTCCCCTTCAGCATCGAGATGTATGAAGATCATGTGTACATTGCCGAATATCAACGCCGTCACGGGATGGAAGAAGCCGACCACGAAGCCTGGCTCGACACCTGCCTTGAACTGATCAGTAAAGTGCTGAACGTTCCGCCGGCCAATATCTGGGTGAAACAACGGCAACGGAAAGAAAACCGCCAGAGCCAATACGAAAAACTCAGCGGCGAAAGCCATGAAATGACCGTGCACGAAGGCGGCCTGAAGTTCAAGATCAACCTGTCCGATTATCTCGACACCGGCCTTTTCCTCGACCACCGCATCACCCGCAGCATGGTACGCAATGAAGCGAAAGACAAAAAAGTGCTGAACCTCTTCTGCTATACCGGCTCGTTCTCCGTGTACGCTGCCGCCGGCGGCGCCGCGGAAATAACATCTGTGGACCTCTCCAGGACTTACCTTGCCTGGGCCGAAGATAATATGCGGCTCAACGGCTTCGACACCAGCAAACATACTTTTGTGCACGCCGACGTGCTGCAATATCTCGATACCCTTAAACTCAATACCTTCGACCTGGTGATCATGGACCCGCCTACCTTCTCCAACAGCAAGCGGATGAAGGATTTCCTCGACATTCAAAGGGACCATGCTGAACTGCTTAATAAAGTGCTGCTGGCCACCAAAAAAGACGGCGTGGTGTATTTCAGCAATAACTACCGGCGTTTTATACTGGAGGAAGACAAGATCAATGCGGGCAGTATCAGGGATATCACCAATCAAACGCTCCCTTTCGACTTTCAGCAGAAAATGGTGCGTAAATGCTACCGGCTTACCAAATAA
- a CDS encoding porin family protein, translating into MKRLLIGICFLMTAQLAHAQYYKTDTSAPRGFDRSRLILGGSLGMVFGDYTNVDISPLVGYRFNDYIAAGINVNAQYGQYKTYDGYGNTAQRDKYTIFGGGVWGRVYPIPMVFVHIQPEYNYITQKSTIYYTDPKRNFSTSYSVPSLLVGAGYTQSVGGRVGIGISIMYDVIQDNRSPYRNNLVYRVGAGLGF; encoded by the coding sequence ATGAAACGTTTATTAATAGGTATCTGCTTTCTTATGACCGCCCAGCTGGCGCATGCCCAGTATTACAAAACAGACACCAGCGCACCCCGTGGTTTCGATCGTTCCCGGCTCATCCTGGGAGGCTCGCTGGGGATGGTTTTTGGCGATTATACGAATGTGGATATTTCCCCGCTGGTGGGTTACCGTTTTAACGATTACATTGCTGCGGGCATCAATGTGAATGCCCAGTATGGCCAGTATAAAACTTACGATGGTTATGGCAATACTGCACAGCGGGATAAATACACCATCTTCGGCGGCGGCGTATGGGGGCGCGTATATCCTATTCCTATGGTATTTGTGCATATCCAGCCGGAGTACAACTATATCACACAGAAGTCAACGATCTACTATACAGACCCGAAACGTAACTTCAGCACCAGTTACAGCGTACCCAGCCTGCTGGTAGGCGCAGGCTATACCCAGAGCGTAGGCGGCAGGGTAGGTATCGGTATCTCCATCATGTATGATGTGATCCAGGATAACCGTTCTCCGTACCGTAATAACCTTGTCTACCGTGTAGGCGCCGGTTTAGGGTTCTGA
- a CDS encoding TIGR03364 family FAD-dependent oxidoreductase codes for MQQQQADVAVVGAGIVGLAMAYKLASKGKKVVLFERNSRAISASIRNFGLVWPIGQRAGKMYQRAMHSRSVWKELAAATGLQCQETGSLHLVYEKDELAVLEEFAAAAPANGFECQLIAPENIGQYTKAIKTEGLKGALWSPTEMTVNPRQASAAIARHLGEKMNVTVRFNTAVNGISMPYVETKDEKWKVDQVYVCSGADFETLYPAAYATAPLTKCKLQMMRTIPQPGNWQLGPALCAGLTLAHYASFSDCAALTPLKQRFEQEMPEYVKWGIHLLISQNGAGELTIGDSHEYGPDFEPFDKAFINDLILKYMHTFLEAPAYTIQEQWHGIYPKLTNGGTELVMSPEKDVTIVNALSGAGMTLSFGLAEELTR; via the coding sequence ATGCAACAACAACAAGCGGATGTAGCGGTAGTAGGCGCCGGCATCGTAGGACTGGCCATGGCTTATAAACTGGCGTCCAAAGGAAAAAAAGTCGTTTTATTTGAAAGGAACAGCAGGGCTATCAGCGCTTCCATCCGCAACTTCGGACTGGTATGGCCTATCGGTCAGCGTGCCGGTAAAATGTACCAGCGTGCCATGCACAGCCGCAGCGTATGGAAAGAACTGGCGGCGGCTACCGGCCTGCAATGCCAGGAAACCGGTTCCCTGCACCTGGTGTATGAAAAAGACGAGCTGGCTGTGCTGGAGGAATTTGCTGCTGCTGCGCCCGCCAACGGATTTGAGTGTCAGCTGATAGCACCGGAAAATATCGGTCAGTATACGAAGGCCATCAAAACCGAAGGTTTGAAGGGGGCGCTCTGGAGCCCGACGGAGATGACCGTCAACCCGCGGCAGGCCAGCGCTGCCATTGCGCGCCACCTCGGGGAGAAAATGAATGTGACCGTTCGTTTTAATACAGCCGTTAACGGTATCAGCATGCCGTATGTCGAAACGAAAGACGAAAAGTGGAAAGTAGACCAGGTATATGTTTGCAGCGGCGCTGATTTTGAAACATTATATCCTGCCGCCTATGCAACGGCGCCTCTTACCAAATGCAAGCTGCAGATGATGCGCACCATTCCGCAGCCAGGCAACTGGCAGTTGGGACCTGCGCTCTGCGCCGGACTCACCCTCGCGCACTATGCTTCTTTCAGTGACTGCGCTGCGCTGACACCGCTCAAACAACGCTTTGAACAGGAAATGCCGGAGTATGTAAAATGGGGCATCCACCTGCTGATTTCCCAGAACGGCGCCGGCGAACTGACCATTGGTGATTCGCATGAATATGGTCCGGACTTCGAACCATTTGACAAAGCGTTTATCAATGACCTTATTCTGAAGTACATGCATACTTTCCTCGAAGCACCGGCGTATACTATCCAGGAACAGTGGCATGGCATTTATCCCAAACTGACCAACGGTGGTACCGAGCTGGTAATGTCTCCTGAAAAGGATGTTACCATTGTGAACGCTCTCAGCGGAGCCGGTATGACGCTGTCTTTCGGCCTTGCAGAAGAACTGACCAGGTAG
- the hpt gene encoding hypoxanthine phosphoribosyltransferase: MSVIQVHDKQFQPYIGATELQQRIQQMAADMSRDLKDERPLFIAILNGSFMFAGDVFKYLNIPAEISFIKLASYKGTKSTGNVVQAIGLDEDLFGRTVVILEDIVDTGKTLSQFLPQLEHQQPKKLLVASLLTKPEAMVHPIKIDYLGFSVPNKFLLGYGLDYDGLGRNLPEIYQLVEEA, encoded by the coding sequence ATGTCGGTTATTCAGGTGCATGACAAGCAATTCCAGCCCTATATCGGTGCAACAGAGCTGCAGCAGCGCATTCAGCAGATGGCTGCAGACATGAGCAGGGACCTTAAAGACGAGCGCCCGCTGTTTATCGCGATCCTTAACGGTTCTTTTATGTTTGCCGGTGATGTGTTCAAATATCTCAACATTCCGGCTGAGATATCCTTTATTAAACTGGCCTCCTACAAAGGGACCAAATCTACCGGTAACGTGGTGCAGGCCATCGGTCTCGATGAAGACCTCTTCGGCCGTACGGTGGTGATCCTCGAGGATATTGTGGATACCGGTAAAACACTGAGCCAGTTCCTGCCGCAACTGGAACATCAGCAACCTAAAAAACTGCTGGTGGCTTCCCTGCTGACCAAGCCGGAAGCGATGGTACATCCTATTAAAATCGACTATCTGGGCTTTTCTGTACCGAATAAATTCCTGCTGGGTTATGGCCTCGATTACGATGGTCTGGGCCGCAATCTGCCGGAAATCTACCAGCTGGTGGAAGAAGCGTAG
- a CDS encoding glucosaminidase domain-containing protein, translating to MQVRKFLLVVSFLIGCMPLLKAQKITTQQYIATYKSIAMEEMRRTGVPAAIKLAQGIVETQSGNGTLCLQSNNHFGIKCKNTWTGKTIRYDDDAAQECFRVYDNARDSYRDHSDFLRSNPRYSFLFQFDQEDYKSWAFGLKQAGYATNKTYPQQLIKIIEDYNLQQYSLIVMGKAAPEQESYEEKPPVYAGNNSRPDNRTPATRPQQGGNKPAAGNYPKGVFEINGRRVVFVKAGTSLIQLASKHNIRLSKLVRFNDLDNDNPPRKDMFIFLQKKAKSGNKEYHSVGNGETMHDIAQAEGIRLRWLRRRNKMHEGEEPAAGQRLSLEGFAARTPALSKNTRILKEEDQEPPEDFSKLGEEVAKNTGGAAPAPETAPARPQQGGVPVDMVEDLKKVGEVGTNGTAKTTTPAPAPQPPVYRPAPPPVPATPAPVYKPAPAAAGTGARYHDVQPKETLYGISKMYNKSVTQLQEWNNLQGFDIKIGQRLLVNK from the coding sequence ATGCAAGTAAGAAAATTTTTGTTGGTAGTCAGTTTTCTTATTGGCTGCATGCCTCTGCTGAAGGCACAGAAGATCACCACCCAGCAATACATCGCCACTTATAAGAGCATTGCTATGGAGGAAATGCGCCGTACCGGCGTGCCCGCAGCCATCAAACTCGCACAGGGTATTGTGGAAACGCAGTCCGGCAACGGGACCCTCTGCCTGCAATCCAATAACCACTTTGGTATCAAATGTAAGAACACCTGGACCGGCAAAACCATCCGCTATGATGACGACGCCGCACAGGAATGTTTCCGCGTATACGATAACGCCCGGGATTCTTACCGCGACCACTCCGATTTCCTGCGCAGCAATCCCCGCTATTCGTTCCTCTTCCAGTTTGACCAGGAAGATTATAAGTCCTGGGCTTTCGGACTGAAACAGGCCGGTTACGCTACGAACAAAACCTATCCGCAACAGCTGATCAAGATCATTGAAGATTATAACCTCCAGCAATATTCGCTGATCGTCATGGGCAAAGCGGCCCCTGAACAGGAATCTTACGAAGAGAAACCGCCTGTTTATGCCGGTAACAACAGCCGTCCGGATAACCGCACACCTGCCACCCGGCCCCAGCAGGGAGGCAATAAGCCCGCCGCCGGCAACTACCCCAAAGGAGTATTTGAAATCAACGGCCGCCGCGTGGTATTTGTGAAAGCCGGTACTTCCCTGATACAGCTGGCCAGCAAACACAATATCCGCTTGAGCAAGCTGGTTCGCTTCAATGACCTCGACAATGACAATCCTCCCCGGAAAGACATGTTTATCTTCCTGCAGAAGAAAGCCAAAAGCGGCAATAAAGAATATCACAGCGTAGGCAACGGCGAAACCATGCACGACATCGCACAGGCAGAAGGGATCCGCCTGAGATGGTTGCGCCGCCGCAATAAAATGCATGAAGGTGAAGAACCTGCTGCCGGTCAGCGCCTCTCCCTCGAAGGTTTTGCCGCCCGCACTCCTGCGCTGTCGAAAAACACCCGTATCCTGAAAGAAGAAGACCAGGAACCTCCGGAAGATTTTTCAAAGCTCGGGGAAGAAGTGGCCAAAAATACCGGTGGCGCCGCTCCCGCGCCTGAAACTGCGCCCGCCCGCCCGCAACAGGGAGGCGTTCCTGTAGATATGGTAGAAGACCTGAAAAAAGTAGGGGAAGTGGGTACCAATGGCACCGCTAAAACGACCACACCGGCTCCGGCTCCGCAGCCACCGGTATACAGGCCCGCCCCGCCCCCGGTCCCGGCTACGCCGGCCCCGGTATATAAACCCGCCCCGGCAGCTGCCGGTACAGGCGCCAGATACCACGACGTACAGCCCAAAGAAACCCTGTACGGTATCTCTAAAATGTACAATAAGTCCGTAACCCAGTTACAGGAATGGAATAATTTGCAGGGGTTCGATATCAAAATCGGGCAGCGCCTGTTGGTGAATAAATAA